A region of Tolypothrix sp. NIES-4075 DNA encodes the following proteins:
- a CDS encoding extracellular solute-binding protein: MDRRSFILGTGALASQLLVGCADNNQPKLNVQLLKGSIPGQVVNQFSKSLQQKAQLKFVPVGQLQDLFDQLQTWQGKTKNTNGKGWLPSLHLPQFQKTAVADLVTLADYTLKEAIEQKLIQPLEESQLKQWSNLPKRWQELVRRNDQGNLDAQGKIWAAPYRWGSSVIVYRRDKFKELGWTPRDWADLFRSECKGRISVLDQPREVIGIVLKKLGKSYNTENLDKVPSLEKELRTLNQQVKFYASNKYLEPLIIGDTWLAVAWSSDVVRMLTRYPELAAIIPQSGTAMWSDLWVRPVKAKSALSSEFIDFCWTPNIAKQISLLTKTNSPIYTDIATSDIQEPLRNLLVSNSQLFDKNEYLLPLSESTQKQYQDLFARIKNEA, encoded by the coding sequence ATGGATAGACGGTCTTTTATACTGGGTACCGGGGCACTGGCATCGCAACTGCTTGTCGGGTGTGCTGACAACAATCAGCCGAAATTAAACGTGCAGCTATTGAAAGGCTCTATCCCCGGACAGGTGGTGAATCAATTTAGCAAGAGTTTACAGCAAAAGGCGCAATTAAAGTTTGTCCCAGTAGGACAATTGCAGGATTTATTTGATCAATTGCAAACTTGGCAGGGGAAAACCAAAAATACTAATGGTAAAGGATGGCTTCCCTCGTTACACTTGCCGCAATTCCAAAAAACCGCTGTAGCCGATTTGGTAACGTTGGCAGATTATACACTTAAAGAGGCAATTGAGCAGAAACTGATTCAACCATTGGAAGAATCGCAGTTAAAGCAGTGGTCTAATTTGCCGAAACGCTGGCAAGAATTGGTGAGACGTAATGACCAAGGTAACTTGGATGCTCAAGGAAAAATTTGGGCTGCACCTTACCGCTGGGGTAGTAGCGTGATTGTTTACCGCCGCGATAAATTTAAAGAATTGGGTTGGACACCGAGAGATTGGGCTGATTTGTTCAGAAGTGAATGCAAAGGTCGCATTTCTGTGCTCGATCAACCACGAGAAGTTATTGGTATAGTTTTGAAGAAGTTAGGAAAATCCTACAACACTGAAAATCTTGATAAAGTGCCTTCTTTGGAAAAGGAATTACGAACCTTAAACCAACAGGTGAAGTTTTACGCTTCTAATAAGTATCTCGAACCTTTAATCATTGGTGATACTTGGCTAGCAGTTGCTTGGTCAAGCGACGTTGTGCGGATGCTAACACGTTATCCAGAACTTGCGGCAATTATCCCCCAGTCCGGAACAGCAATGTGGTCAGACTTGTGGGTACGTCCAGTTAAGGCAAAAAGTGCTTTATCATCTGAGTTTATTGATTTTTGTTGGACTCCCAACATTGCCAAGCAAATTTCTCTGCTGACTAAAACTAATTCGCCAATTTATACCGACATTGCGACATCTGACATCCAAGAACCATTACGCAATCTTTTAGTGAGCAATTCTCAATTGTTCGATAAAAATGAATATTTACTGCCTTTATCCGAATCAACGCAAAAGCAGTACCAAGATTTGTTTGCCAGAATCAAAAATGAAGCATAA
- a CDS encoding CobW family GTP-binding protein has protein sequence MQSAVTPDQSQAMDAPKKGLPVTIITGFLGSGKTTLLNHILTNQQGLKTAVLVNEFGEIGIDNELIVSTGENMVELNNGCICCTINNDLVDAVYKVLEREEKLDYLVVETTGLADPLPVALTFLGTELRDLTRLDSIITVVDAANYSLDLFNSQAAYSQIAYGDVIVINKTDLVDEATLNELEKKIGEVKEGARILRTTRSQVPLPLILSVGLFESDKYFDTVDEHNHDHHDHDHDHHDHDHDHSTCGHDHHDHHDHHDHEHHHHHSDHLENDGFTSVSFQIDKPFSIRKFQYFLDNQLSENIFRAKGIMWFDESPKRHIFHLCGKRFTMDDDEWKGEKKNQIVLIGQNLDQNQLLEQLEKCICLPSTSRGKGFGK, from the coding sequence ATGCAATCAGCAGTCACTCCTGACCAATCTCAAGCAATGGATGCACCGAAAAAGGGCTTACCTGTAACAATTATTACTGGTTTTCTCGGTAGTGGAAAGACGACTTTACTTAATCATATTCTCACCAATCAACAGGGTTTGAAAACCGCTGTTTTAGTTAATGAATTTGGTGAAATTGGCATCGACAATGAGTTAATTGTTTCCACTGGTGAGAACATGGTGGAACTGAATAATGGTTGTATTTGCTGCACCATTAATAATGATTTGGTTGATGCTGTTTACAAAGTTTTAGAACGTGAAGAAAAGCTAGATTATTTAGTTGTAGAAACAACTGGATTAGCAGACCCGCTTCCAGTCGCGCTGACTTTTTTGGGTACAGAATTACGCGATTTGACTCGTCTGGATTCGATTATTACGGTGGTAGACGCGGCAAATTACAGCTTGGATTTATTCAACTCGCAAGCAGCTTACAGTCAAATTGCTTATGGTGATGTGATTGTGATCAATAAAACTGATTTAGTTGATGAAGCCACTTTGAATGAGTTGGAGAAAAAAATAGGCGAAGTTAAAGAAGGAGCGAGAATTCTTCGGACTACGCGATCGCAAGTCCCACTTCCTTTAATTCTCAGCGTTGGTCTGTTTGAGTCTGATAAGTATTTTGACACTGTTGATGAGCATAATCATGACCATCACGACCACGATCATGACCATCACGACCACGATCATGACCACTCTACATGCGGTCACGACCATCACGACCACCATGATCACCACGACCACGAACATCACCACCATCATTCCGACCATTTAGAAAATGATGGTTTTACCTCAGTATCTTTCCAAATTGACAAACCTTTTTCGATTAGGAAGTTTCAATATTTCTTAGATAACCAGCTATCTGAAAATATCTTCCGCGCGAAGGGAATTATGTGGTTTGATGAAAGTCCAAAACGTCATATTTTCCACCTTTGCGGCAAACGCTTTACTATGGATGATGATGAGTGGAAAGGTGAAAAGAAAAATCAGATTGTTTTAATTGGTCAAAATTTAGATCAAAATCAGTTGTTAGAACAGTTAGAAAAGTGCATCTGTCTTCCTTCCACAAGTCGCGGTAAAGGATTTGGGAAATAG
- the cysS gene encoding cysteine--tRNA ligase produces the protein MTLTVYNTLSRRQEPFETVEPGKVKMYYCGVTVYDYCHLGHARACIVWDVVRRYLQFLGYEVRYVQNFTDVDDKILNRARQEHSTMETIADRFIKAYFEDMARLNVKEASEYPRATHTMNGITRLIHELENKGYAYPSNGDVYYAVRSFPEYGKLSGRKLEDSQAGASGRVDLEDPEYQRKKDSADFALWKAAKPDEPAWESPWGKGRPGWHIECSAMVRDRLGETIDIHAGGEDLIFPHHENEIAQSEAVTGKPLSRYWMHNGMVKVDGEKMSKSLGNFTTIRDLLDRGVDPMAVRLFVLMAQYRTPIDFSDEAIQAATNGWHTLKEGLLFGYQLGWGMVSQRGLGGLPHERLQNPEGGNGEWGIGNKNSSIPNSFIERFIEAVNNDFNFPGGLIVLFELAKELRRQRNIFVHEGKTETPPDELLKQWQTLVTLAGVLGLEAEMKVEKSVSEGLSDAEIEAKIHQRQQARIAKNFEMSDRIRDELLQSGITLIDSRDGTRWHRN, from the coding sequence ATGACCCTAACCGTTTACAACACTCTCAGCCGTCGTCAAGAACCTTTTGAAACAGTCGAGCCAGGAAAGGTTAAGATGTATTACTGCGGCGTGACGGTTTATGATTATTGCCATTTGGGTCATGCCAGAGCTTGTATAGTTTGGGATGTAGTGCGTCGCTACTTACAATTTCTCGGCTATGAAGTGCGCTATGTCCAGAATTTTACTGATGTTGATGATAAGATTTTGAATCGAGCGCGGCAAGAACACTCAACAATGGAGACGATCGCTGATCGCTTTATCAAAGCATATTTTGAGGATATGGCGCGGCTGAATGTCAAAGAAGCTTCAGAATATCCCCGCGCTACCCATACAATGAATGGCATAACTCGACTAATTCACGAGTTAGAAAACAAAGGCTACGCTTACCCAAGTAACGGTGATGTTTACTACGCGGTGCGATCCTTTCCTGAGTATGGCAAGCTTTCTGGACGTAAATTAGAAGATTCGCAAGCAGGTGCGAGTGGACGAGTTGATTTAGAAGATCCAGAGTATCAGCGCAAAAAAGATTCGGCTGATTTTGCTTTGTGGAAAGCTGCAAAACCAGATGAACCTGCTTGGGAATCACCTTGGGGTAAAGGTCGTCCGGGATGGCATATTGAATGTAGTGCAATGGTACGCGATCGCCTTGGCGAAACCATCGACATTCACGCTGGTGGTGAAGATTTAATTTTCCCCCATCATGAAAATGAAATTGCCCAATCTGAAGCAGTGACAGGCAAACCGTTATCTCGCTACTGGATGCATAACGGCATGGTGAAGGTCGATGGCGAAAAAATGTCCAAGTCTTTAGGTAATTTTACCACGATTCGCGACTTACTGGATCGAGGCGTTGACCCGATGGCAGTGCGTTTATTTGTGTTGATGGCACAATATCGCACACCAATTGATTTTAGCGACGAAGCAATTCAAGCAGCAACCAACGGTTGGCACACCCTGAAAGAAGGTTTGCTTTTTGGGTATCAATTGGGATGGGGAATGGTGAGCCAGCGCGGTCTTGGGGGTCTCCCCCATGAGCGACTTCAGAACCCCGAAGGGGGGAATGGGGAATGGGGAATAGGAAATAAGAACTCATCAATTCCTAATTCCTTCATTGAACGTTTCATCGAAGCTGTAAATAATGACTTTAATTTCCCTGGTGGTTTAATAGTACTGTTTGAATTAGCCAAAGAACTGCGGCGTCAGCGAAATATTTTTGTCCATGAAGGGAAAACTGAAACACCACCGGATGAGTTACTCAAACAATGGCAAACACTTGTCACTTTAGCGGGTGTTTTGGGTTTAGAAGCCGAGATGAAAGTAGAAAAATCTGTGAGTGAGGGTTTAAGCGATGCAGAAATTGAAGCGAAAATTCACCAAAGACAACAAGCGCGGATTGCGAAGAATTTTGAAATGAGCGATCGCATTCGTGATGAACTACTTCAATCCGGAATTACCCTAATTGATAGCCGTGACGGAACCCGCTGGCACCGAAATTAG
- a CDS encoding tyrosinase family protein translates to MKNIRKNFRYLSSTEKQNYIEAVKAVKASISRSTNRSIYDEYVLWHTLAAAHEDPSDPRHFRNAAHVGPAFLPWHRYYLYRFERQLQKRVPGVTIPYWDWTQDADDPFNSPLWDADFMGGNGDPEDNNLVKTGPFATDQWITINADGNPKGGLQREFGKFIKGLPTRTNVQMAIEETPYDQEPWNIDSSPSHRNRLEGFLPPGGSINPDGTPIITPDGTFVIELHGQVHTWIGGDMSNVIISPNDPVFFLHHCNVDRLWAIWQEKNPSQGYLPTGGGPEGHNLYDLMYPWDGKTTKLKARPADVLNSRKLGIYYDW, encoded by the coding sequence ATGAAGAATATTAGAAAAAATTTCAGGTATCTGAGTAGCACTGAAAAACAAAACTACATTGAGGCAGTCAAAGCAGTCAAAGCTAGTATTAGTCGTAGTACTAACCGTAGTATCTACGATGAGTATGTGCTTTGGCATACTTTAGCAGCCGCACACGAAGACCCAAGCGATCCCAGGCATTTCCGTAATGCTGCTCATGTGGGTCCGGCGTTTCTTCCTTGGCATCGCTATTATCTTTACAGATTTGAACGGCAACTACAAAAAAGAGTGCCTGGTGTGACAATTCCCTACTGGGACTGGACGCAAGATGCTGACGATCCTTTCAATTCACCACTTTGGGATGCTGACTTTATGGGTGGTAATGGTGACCCTGAGGATAATAACTTAGTTAAGACTGGTCCATTTGCAACCGATCAATGGATAACGATTAACGCCGATGGCAATCCTAAGGGAGGCTTACAACGCGAGTTTGGTAAATTTATTAAAGGACTACCAACTCGAACAAATGTGCAGATGGCGATTGAGGAAACTCCTTACGATCAAGAACCATGGAACATAGATAGCAGTCCCAGCCATCGCAATCGGCTTGAAGGCTTCCTCCCTCCAGGCGGATCAATTAATCCAGACGGAACACCTATTATTACTCCAGACGGAACATTTGTTATAGAATTACACGGCCAAGTTCATACATGGATCGGGGGCGATATGTCAAATGTGATTATTTCACCAAACGATCCAGTTTTTTTTCTGCATCATTGCAACGTAGATCGGCTCTGGGCAATATGGCAAGAAAAGAACCCAAGCCAAGGATATCTACCCACTGGTGGCGGACCAGAGGGGCATAATCTTTACGACTTAATGTATCCTTGGGATGGGAAAACTACCAAGCTAAAGGCTAGACCCGCAGATGTTCTAAATTCAAGAAAACTCGGCATTTACTACGATTGGTAG
- a CDS encoding anthrone oxygenase family protein: MTNHSLFALKLFSALGCGLVAGVFFAFSTFVMNALSRLQPAQGIAAMQSINITAINPLFMMALFGTAAACIFLAFSSLLRWHQPGAAYLLVGSLLYLVGTVGVTIVFNVPLNDALARVDPSSTEGASLWVSYLANWTFWNHIRTAAALAGAGLLTIALCC, translated from the coding sequence ATGACTAACCATTCACTTTTTGCATTGAAGCTGTTCTCGGCACTAGGCTGCGGACTGGTGGCTGGAGTCTTCTTCGCCTTCTCGACTTTCGTGATGAACGCTCTTTCGCGACTCCAACCAGCACAGGGCATTGCCGCCATGCAATCGATTAACATTACAGCGATCAATCCATTGTTCATGATGGCGCTCTTTGGAACGGCTGCGGCTTGCATCTTTCTGGCTTTTTCCTCGCTGTTAAGGTGGCATCAACCCGGTGCTGCCTACTTGCTCGTCGGTAGCCTGTTGTATCTCGTCGGCACAGTAGGAGTGACAATCGTGTTCAACGTGCCGCTGAACGATGCGCTGGCGAGGGTCGATCCCAGCAGCACTGAGGGCGCGAGCCTGTGGGTCAGCTACCTTGCCAACTGGACGTTCTGGAACCATATTCGGACGGCAGCGGCGCTTGCGGGAGCCGGATTGCTCACCATTGCGCTGTGTTGTTGA
- a CDS encoding PAP/fibrillin family protein translates to MMTKAYLINAIASTNRGILATELEKQVILAAIANLEDLNPTPRPVEAVHLLNGNWRLLYTTSIGLLNLDRIPLSKVGQIYQCIRVETNSVYNIAEIYGLPLLQGLVSVAAKFEVVSERRVKVKFERSIMGLKNLIGYSNPETFIQQIEAGKKFTAIDFPIKSGEQQGWLDITYLDNDLRIGRGNEGSVFVLTKA, encoded by the coding sequence ATCATGACAAAGGCGTATTTAATTAATGCAATTGCTTCTACAAATCGCGGAATTTTGGCAACTGAATTAGAAAAACAGGTTATTTTAGCGGCGATCGCTAACTTAGAAGACTTAAACCCTACACCTCGTCCGGTTGAAGCTGTTCATTTGCTCAATGGCAATTGGCGACTGCTATACACCACTAGCATTGGACTATTAAACCTCGATCGGATACCCTTGTCTAAAGTTGGTCAAATTTATCAGTGTATTCGCGTAGAAACTAACAGCGTTTACAACATAGCCGAAATTTATGGCTTACCATTACTCCAAGGTTTAGTGAGCGTGGCTGCTAAATTTGAAGTAGTTTCCGAGCGGCGCGTCAAAGTCAAATTTGAGCGGTCTATTATGGGCTTGAAAAACTTAATAGGTTACAGTAATCCGGAAACTTTTATCCAACAAATTGAAGCTGGTAAAAAATTCACTGCAATTGATTTTCCTATTAAAAGCGGTGAACAACAAGGCTGGCTAGATATCACCTATCTAGATAACGATCTGCGTATTGGTAGAGGTAATGAGGGTAGTGTGTTTGTCTTAACCAAAGCATAA
- the psb28 gene encoding photosystem II reaction center protein Psb28 gives MAKIQFSRGINEDVIPEVRLTRSRSGDSGTATFIFNNPKALDQGGTDDITGMYMIDEEGEIVTREVKARFINGKPEALEAIHIMKSSEQWDRFIRFMQRYGEENGLELNKA, from the coding sequence ATGGCTAAGATCCAGTTTTCCAGAGGTATTAATGAAGATGTCATTCCAGAGGTGCGCTTAACGCGATCGCGTAGTGGTGACAGTGGTACAGCAACGTTTATTTTCAACAATCCGAAAGCTTTGGATCAAGGCGGTACTGATGATATCACTGGCATGTATATGATTGACGAAGAAGGCGAAATCGTCACTCGTGAAGTCAAAGCTCGATTTATCAACGGCAAACCAGAAGCATTAGAAGCTATCCATATAATGAAATCTAGCGAACAATGGGATCGTTTTATACGCTTTATGCAGCGGTACGGCGAGGAAAATGGATTAGAATTAAATAAAGCTTAA
- the dtd gene encoding D-aminoacyl-tRNA deacylase, translated as MRVILQRVKSSQVTVNDEIVGKIGRGLNLLVGIAETDTDVEINWMVRKCLDLRLFGSEEGAERWQKSVQEIDGELLVISQFTLYGDCRKGRRPSFDRSAAPTLAKDLYNRFVTKLRESGLRVETGQFGAMMQVSIENEGPVTLLLEREAT; from the coding sequence ATGCGCGTTATTCTTCAGCGAGTTAAATCATCTCAAGTTACTGTAAACGATGAAATTGTCGGCAAAATTGGGCGGGGATTAAACTTGCTTGTAGGTATTGCTGAGACTGATACTGATGTCGAAATTAACTGGATGGTGCGTAAGTGTTTGGATTTGCGGCTGTTTGGAAGTGAGGAAGGAGCAGAACGCTGGCAGAAATCGGTGCAAGAAATTGACGGTGAGTTGCTGGTAATTAGTCAATTCACGCTTTACGGTGACTGTCGCAAAGGTAGGCGTCCTTCTTTTGACCGTTCAGCCGCTCCAACATTAGCCAAAGACTTATATAATCGCTTTGTTACCAAGTTGCGAGAAAGCGGTTTGCGAGTAGAAACTGGTCAATTTGGGGCGATGATGCAAGTGTCGATAGAAAATGAGGGTCCTGTTACTTTATTGCTAGAGCGAGAAGCAACATAA
- a CDS encoding DUF3134 domain-containing protein, with protein sequence MLNSPLREEPRNQRAAVIPLKQESSLLDWLQSSNRLIAREVQDADFSSSEDDVEALMGVEDGGIDYDIDDDDDIPVEDD encoded by the coding sequence ATGTTGAATTCTCCATTACGTGAAGAACCCCGCAACCAACGAGCCGCCGTAATTCCATTAAAGCAAGAGTCCTCGCTCTTGGACTGGTTGCAGTCAAGTAATCGTCTGATAGCGCGTGAAGTTCAAGATGCAGATTTTTCATCTTCGGAAGATGATGTCGAAGCTTTGATGGGTGTAGAAGATGGCGGAATTGATTATGATATCGATGATGACGACGATATCCCCGTAGAAGACGATTAA
- the mraY gene encoding phospho-N-acetylmuramoyl-pentapeptide-transferase — translation MDAKLSPDQGLNISGIGLVSLLGVGLSVAALSLDWMGNRLPWQGMSLTLPLLLSALLSGVVGFWVIPWLQALKAGQIIREDGPQAHLKKAGTPTMGGIFFVPVAVIIACIWSNFSYEVLAVSALTLCYGLIGWIDDWQILRRKSNKGISPHMKLALQVGFAALFCLWLMFNQPSNITNIALPFVGLSLPLGFFFWPLAGFVLVAESNATNLTDGIDGLAAGTVAIAIFALGVLIAPTSLPLMVFCAAVSGSCLGFLAHNRNPARVFMGDTGSLALGGALAAVGLMTNSLVALFIISGIFFVETLSVMAQVGYYKATKGPDGKGKRLFKMAPLHHHLELTGWSEQQVVAVFYIIAAILSVISLALA, via the coding sequence GTGGACGCTAAATTATCTCCTGACCAAGGGTTAAATATTTCTGGTATTGGTCTAGTCTCTTTATTGGGTGTAGGACTAAGTGTTGCAGCACTAAGTTTAGATTGGATGGGCAATCGGTTGCCTTGGCAGGGTATGTCGCTAACCCTGCCACTATTGTTGTCTGCGCTATTGTCGGGTGTGGTCGGTTTTTGGGTGATACCGTGGCTGCAAGCACTCAAAGCAGGGCAAATAATCCGTGAGGATGGTCCGCAAGCGCATTTGAAAAAGGCAGGCACTCCAACAATGGGCGGCATTTTCTTTGTGCCTGTGGCAGTGATTATTGCTTGTATATGGTCTAACTTTTCATATGAAGTACTTGCGGTTTCCGCATTAACACTATGTTACGGTTTGATTGGCTGGATTGACGATTGGCAAATTCTCCGCCGTAAGTCTAATAAAGGTATATCGCCTCATATGAAACTGGCTTTGCAAGTCGGTTTTGCAGCACTGTTTTGTCTGTGGCTAATGTTTAATCAGCCTTCTAATATTACAAATATCGCTTTGCCTTTTGTTGGTCTTTCACTACCTCTGGGATTTTTCTTTTGGCCCCTAGCTGGTTTTGTTTTAGTAGCAGAAAGTAACGCGACTAATTTAACTGATGGAATTGATGGGTTGGCAGCCGGAACAGTAGCGATCGCTATCTTCGCATTAGGTGTTCTCATCGCCCCCACCTCGCTTCCTTTAATGGTTTTCTGTGCTGCTGTCAGTGGCAGCTGCTTGGGCTTTTTAGCTCATAATCGCAACCCAGCTCGCGTTTTTATGGGAGATACTGGTTCCCTGGCACTGGGAGGCGCTCTAGCTGCCGTAGGATTGATGACTAATAGTCTGGTAGCGCTATTTATTATTAGCGGTATCTTCTTCGTCGAAACCCTTTCAGTAATGGCGCAAGTTGGTTACTACAAAGCGACAAAAGGTCCCGATGGTAAAGGTAAGCGCTTATTCAAAATGGCACCTTTACACCATCACTTAGAACTTACTGGATGGTCTGAACAACAAGTAGTTGCCGTTTTTTATATTATCGCAGCAATTTTGTCTGTAATCAGTTTGGCGTTGGCGTAG
- a CDS encoding TldD/PmbA family protein, whose protein sequence is MWSELTNIIASLNIPADWIGIRAVKENNYNCYVRDALPQTNGKSSTIGVMLEVLVNGCLGYAATNSLNLASLQAAAEKAYKQALAASEWWIYPFSAKERPKVVGEYISPFLKPLDALSPREINDILIRICKTLKVDDKIVQTTATTTTTEKETWFVSSNGSEVYQKILSLGTHYGATAQDGAIVQQRSNNGWQAHCYQGGMELLREEELWQRVQRIGEQAVELLTADECPSTRTNLVLAPDQMMLQIHESVGHPLEIDRILGDERNYAGGSFVSKSDFGNLVYGSELMNITFDPTVPGEFASYNFDDTGAVATREYLIKQGVLQRGVGSLESQARADVPGVACARASSWNRPAIDRMANLNLEPGNASFDEIIADIEHGVYMESNRSWSIDDQRYKFQFGCEYAKLIENGKLTKTLRNPNYRATTPEFWHSLIKVGNSSNWQMYGTAYCGKGEPNQAISVGHGSPICLFANVEVFGGGA, encoded by the coding sequence ATGTGGTCTGAATTAACCAACATCATCGCTTCTCTAAACATCCCGGCTGATTGGATTGGTATTAGAGCCGTAAAGGAAAACAACTATAATTGTTATGTTCGAGATGCCTTACCGCAAACAAACGGCAAATCCTCTACTATCGGAGTGATGCTGGAAGTTTTGGTTAATGGTTGTCTCGGTTACGCTGCTACCAATTCCCTGAATCTTGCCAGCTTGCAAGCTGCTGCGGAAAAAGCATATAAACAGGCACTAGCCGCCAGTGAATGGTGGATATATCCCTTCAGTGCGAAAGAACGCCCGAAAGTGGTTGGTGAATATATTTCTCCATTTCTTAAACCGTTAGATGCACTGAGTCCCAGAGAAATAAATGATATACTCATCCGCATTTGCAAAACTTTAAAAGTTGACGATAAAATCGTTCAAACCACGGCAACCACCACCACCACCGAAAAAGAAACGTGGTTTGTCAGCAGTAACGGCTCAGAGGTGTATCAAAAAATCTTGTCATTAGGCACTCATTACGGAGCTACGGCACAAGATGGAGCGATCGTGCAGCAGCGCAGTAACAACGGCTGGCAAGCACACTGTTACCAAGGTGGCATGGAACTGTTAAGAGAAGAAGAATTATGGCAACGGGTGCAGCGAATTGGCGAACAGGCAGTAGAACTATTGACAGCGGACGAATGCCCGTCCACGCGCACCAACTTAGTTTTAGCACCCGACCAAATGATGCTACAAATTCATGAAAGTGTCGGACATCCTCTAGAAATCGATCGCATTTTGGGAGATGAGCGCAACTACGCCGGCGGCAGCTTTGTCAGCAAAAGTGATTTTGGGAACTTAGTATACGGTTCTGAGTTAATGAACATCACCTTCGATCCCACCGTACCCGGAGAGTTTGCCAGCTATAACTTTGATGATACTGGGGCAGTGGCAACACGAGAGTACTTAATTAAACAAGGCGTACTTCAGCGCGGTGTAGGCAGTTTAGAAAGCCAAGCTAGAGCTGATGTGCCAGGAGTTGCGTGTGCGCGTGCTTCTTCTTGGAATCGACCAGCAATCGATCGCATGGCAAACTTGAATTTAGAGCCAGGAAACGCCAGCTTTGACGAAATCATCGCCGACATAGAACACGGCGTTTACATGGAATCTAACCGTTCTTGGTCAATTGATGACCAACGTTATAAATTTCAGTTTGGCTGCGAGTACGCCAAATTAATCGAAAACGGCAAACTCACCAAAACCCTCCGCAATCCCAACTATCGAGCCACCACACCCGAATTTTGGCACAGCTTAATCAAAGTCGGAAACTCTTCTAACTGGCAAATGTACGGCACAGCTTACTGTGGCAAAGGAGAACCAAATCAAGCGATTTCCGTAGGACATGGTTCACCCATTTGTCTATTTGCTAACGTCGAAGTCTTCGGCGGTGGCGCCTAG